The genome window TCTAGTGAAGCTAGTTGGAAACCTGAGGATGCGATGCGACGTCAATACCCTCCACCTCTTCCAACCAGGTAAATTTCgaagataaaatttattttaaggagggtagaattgtaacatcccatgttatatttaataattttgattaaattgaacacAAGTTAGTGGCTAGTCAAGTGGttgaaaacattaaaagtttCCTAAAGGTCCTAGGTTCAAAGCTCCTCAATCCTAAGTGCTTAAGGGAGATATTTTTTTCCTACCTTTCATGTCAACTTACCTTATTTACTCCAACATGATCCCGTTTTTATTCCATTGTCTCCTCCACATGTATTTTTTCTCCATCTTTTCCATATAAAGTGATTCATTGTACCTAGATAATATTTTCACCTATTGTACCATTTCTTTCATAGCTCCTcccattcttttctttttttctccttttgattTAGCCATCAACCACCATTTGTTCTAAATTTTCTCCTCTTATCCACCACTTTGTGCCTTGAACCACCACTATCATCATCGAACCTCCTCTTTGCCATCACTACTATTCTCCTTTTGCTCCATTGCTACCCTAGCAACACTGTGGCCGCCACTTTTGCACACCACCATAGAAAAAAAcctcatttctttctcttttcttctcttcctctaATTCTTCttgttcctttttctttctcccCTTATCCTCTTATGCCAGAACCTTCTCTTTCTTCCCCTCTTTTGTCAAGTTCTCACTAGACCACCGTCATCGTGCCTCTAGTGGTTCTGGTGacctttctatttttctttattattttccaacctcttttttcctctttattAATTGAAATCCTATATCCCTATTTTcctttagttttaaattattttatttaatttaaatgttgtATATTGACTCACTCTTTCAAGTGAGTTTTCACTATACTATTTCTCTTCTTCAACTGGAGACTCTAGTGATCCAATACCTTTTCCCATTCAATTTTGTTAGGTGAGTATGATAGTGGTATGAAAAGCCACTCATTCCTTTCTCCTTTTCCTAGAGCCCGAATGTATTTAAAGGCCATGGTATATTTGTTTTCCTTCAAATGTTAACATATCATATACTATTTTTGTTGAAGTGTCGATCAATACCAACCCGATGAGTTTCTAACATTGGGAATGAGATCACATTACGATTGACCTTATAAGGGTAAGTATTAATCAGAGTATTATTAAATTGCATTATGCCATAAAATGGTTAAAGTGACCTATAACGCCCCTAGCCAATATCCGTTGTCAGATTAGGactacggagcattaccgaagcaTAACGTCatacaacaaataatttaattcataattaaattacaagGTAAAACATAAcaacatcaataaaaaaacatacaaaCGATCCCTTATTCGAGTTCTTTAGGGCCAAAAAAAGACATTGGAAACGATTGGGGattaaatcagaaacatatgaaaatttttggtaagagttaaaaattttcaaactgtaGGGGTTACACGGCGGTGTGGCCAGGCAATGtaggcattcaaaatagggatgCATGGTCATCTACCAGTCTGTGtccgtacccgtgtaactctctgacttgggccACATGGCCAAGCTaaacgcccgtgtgccaagccatgtacCCTTCAAAGTAACCCCAGACACCCGTGTGCCATtttgtgtgctaggccatgtgacagcctgacttgcaaccctttgaaaactacaggggacacatggccgtgtcgcctggccgtgtgtcatacacggctgagacacacacttGTGTCTCTGCCTATGTAgacgaaaaataggccatttctaagccatttttctcacccaaactcaCAACTCACGCAGAAGCCAATTGCACTTAAATTCAAGTATTCAAAACTCACTTTGCATATGCATAACCAAGCTTAATCAACCTATAATCTAACCATTCAACGAATATGCCAAAATGGCACCTCAATTCAACAAAACAATTTTACTTAAACACCTAACCAATTCATTCTACAACTAAACTACTAATTGGATCATCCCAATACTATATTTGCCACAATGTTCATAAAACTAATATGCATACATAATCAATACAAAATAGCCATATTCACAACTAACTTATACCATACCAAATTTACCAAAAGATGATCACTTCCAAACTACCAAATCAAGCCAATAGCAACATTATGAACTATCCCCTTTTTCACCATTCACCAActcatataataacatttccATATCATCATTTTAGACAACAGAATAACAAGTTACCAACCACATAAGATACCACATAAATATACATCATACTAAGTAGATCATCAACCATAATGTCATATATATACAATCCACACTTAATGGTTAGAATTCATCGAagaaaacacctatacatgccattataaccatgacttaaaatcttcaaaatatacCGATAtaaccgatggatagtgtgatgaaatCTCTGACAACTTTCAACCTGAATGAGCTTTCGATTAACTagaaacacaaagaaattaacACGAAGTAAGCatgtaatgcttagtaagttcataattcaCAAACAAAACTTACCTTATCAtcttataaacataaaaatcaacttaaaactATCCAACAAGGCTTGATATTATCCTAAGCAACAATAACCTTTCAAGTTAGCAAATGACATAGCATAACAAATCATCTCATAGCATTGTGGCTTTTATTCATATTACTTCAAAGCATTCATACTTTCAACAAATGGTTAAGCATATTTCAATCATTAACAACTCAAACTTTTTTGTACTTTCATAATATCGCTTACTGAAGCATTTTTTGAACCTTCCCTTTTttatacccgttgaaccactagaataatattGGATACGCGGGAATCTCACGTACTAAGTGCCCACATGTGGTCGAAACCACTACTAactcatatctcatatcaatGCTCTCTCTCAAGCTATAAatgggtctactcacacaagctgtcagtcaaGGCGTAGCTACACGGtactgctcacacaagctgttaaGTAACCACAACACTTGTCGAAAACTTAGCCACTGGTAGGACGTAcgagaccagcacccaaaacatgacaACCCCtgatgacatgtcatttgtatcctatatattcttaaggttcaaacgggatccGAAAGTCATCGAAACTTCGTTGGATATTTCTGTAGAGTCGTAATACCAAGAATATATcataaaagcattaaaatcaaacataatttaatgctaattaaatatatgaacttacctcaaacacGTAAGGAGAAAAACGATCGATTAATccaatactttttattttccctgaTCTAAATTCGTATGTTGCTTTTCTTGATAATGCAAGCTTTTTGGTCAAATGTAAAGGCTTCTCTAATGgctttttcttcttcagtttTCGACAAGAAGatgaattaagaaaaaaaaattggctttgttttactttatttagattttatttactaaattacctATATAATCTTTATTATTAACCTTTAATTCACTTAATAAAGTGTCCACATATGTCCACTAGCAATTTAtatggtctaattacaacataaaaccCTCAACCATTTAATTATCAAAACTATTTAAtccctttagcttatagaacttAAATTTTGCAcctgtttcaatttaatccttttatcaaattaaacatgcaaacgataaaatatCTTCGCAAAACTTTTATACGACACTACTAACAtgttgtagacattaaaataataataaaataaaatttttaacatcgtatttgtggtcccaaaaccattgttcctagctgttacaactctccctctAGAAAATTTtagtccccgaaaatcttaccaaaaaatAGATTTGGATATTGgtttctcatagcttcctcaAGTTCCTAGGTGGCCTCTTCTATCTTGTGAAGTTGCCAAATAACGTTTACTAAAGCTATGCTTTTGTTTCTTAACTCTTTAATCTTTCGTGCCaaaattctgatcggttcttcgTTATACGAAATGTCaggctgaatctcaacatctACCAGAGAAATTATATGCGAAGGGTCTGATTGGTACCATCGTAGCATGGATACATGAAActcattatgaatcttttctaattctgaCGGTAAAGCTAGCCGATATGCCACTAGCCCTATTCTTTCGATAATCTCATATGGCCCGATAATCGAGGACTAAGCTTCCCTTTTTGATCGAAATGAAGAATCCTCTTCTAAggcgatactttcaaaaatactctgTCATCGATctgaaattcaatatctttacgtttcaaatctgcatacgaTTTCTGTCAATTTGAAATTGCTTTTAAACTATCACAGATTACTTTCACTTATTCTTCAAtctctcgaatcaaatcaactccGTGAATcttttttctcactaagctcagtccaatacaaaggagtttggcatttacgaccatataaaGTTTCGTACGATGCCATCTTTAtactcgactgataactattattgtatGCGAATTCAACCAATAGTAAAATTTCTCCGAGTTACCTTCAAATTAACAatgaagcatatcttcaagtatctgaattactcgctcggattgaccatctgtttggGGATGAAATGTGGTACTAACATGTAACCGTGGATCTAAAGCTTCCTACAACTTACTCCAAAATTGTGAAGTAAACCGCGGATCTCCAtctgaaataatagaaactggcaCCCCGTGCAATCTGATAATCTTAGAGATGTACAACTCAGCTAATCTCTCAAGGGAGTAATCTGTACGTACcgaaataaaatatactaacTTTGTAAGACGATCAACAACAACCCAAacaacatctttctttcttagagATAGGGGTAAATCCGATACGAAATCCATAGTAACGTGCTCTCATTTCCACTCCGGTATCATCGCTGGCTGTAACaaaccagaaggtacctgatgttcagcttttacttgttgTCATCCAATTCTTCAATAATCTTGACAAACCTTGATACCCATTGTAATACGTGAGATTTTGTAGTTTGAAATACCCGATCTACGTACCCCGGATCAAACATAGGCGTAAGGAGTGACATTCAAGACCCCAAAAGttaggtgtgtgttcttttacgaGGAAATTGAGACatatgtttagtttttttattttgaaaatatgttttgCACTCACAACAAGTGGTAGTAACTGTAAATATGTGACTCGTCCACAAACTTAGTTGTAGTTTGTTTAATCTACGAATATATTGTGCACTCACAATAAGTGGCAGTGACTGCAAATATGTGGCTCATTGACAAGCCCAATTGCAGTTTTTTTAATCTGCAACTATGTTGTGCACTGACAACAAGTGACAGTAATTGCAAATGTTTTTATCTAAAATACTAGTGGTTTATCCACGTTTTTCTTTACAAAGTGGTAGCTTAATTGCAAAATCAATGGTGGCTCATCCACAATCCAGAGTGATATTGTagatgagttctggggaactcataAGTGAGGTGTGTAGTGGAGTTAGGTAGGACTTTTtctgttaattttaaattacattgcATTCATAAGCACGTGCATACAAAACTGTGAATACTGAGATAGCAAAGTGAAATGTTTTATGTGAAAAACTGTTAATCTGATGTGCTTTATATGGTTGTGTTTAATCTCATAATTGCTTATATATgtactttgtttatttgttattttgttttggtttccTTGTGACggaactcacattgagcttcaTAGCGTACTCCCCATTTTATTTCTATCTTTACAGATAATCCACCAGGTTAGGACACGGATTCAACATACAGAGGGCTCAGCTTGGATCGATtctatttactaaaatattattaagttattatttgatatcttattattatttaaagattgtattattttattttgaactatgACATAAGACTTAGGTTTAAGTTCGGGTTAATATATCATGTATgacatttgaaattaaaaaaaaactgaaatatggattttaatttttatgcataaaatttgtttttattaaattataactaaGTTGAATATAACTCTTCATTGCTaggttatattgaattattaactaataagtaaactagaaattaactaagttttgaATGGTAGtcattttttttgagaaaaatattagattaatcaTGTTTTTGTCCACTTAcgagtttttctaaaaataagttAAGTTTTCTTCTAAGATAAACAACTGTTTTTATattgcatattttataaaaccCCGATCGCTACTAGGTCACCTTAGTGACTGATGTAATCTCACGAATTCGAGTCTAAGGTCTATATCAGGTTGGGGAGGttatagttattttaatattatttgacttaagattttagcctataaatagactcttttcTAACCTAGAACAAAAAGCCCATTACACatttagatattaatttttacaagctctgaaagaattttgtgtttgcattttgagggttcttatttcaggttttggggtttagttttatctctatCATTTGTATTCTTCGTTTTTGccgttttagtgaaattatttttgtctatgattttttatcctctttggagatatttttttacaaaaaaatatttatatttgatctttttaatttttttgttattttacttgtttgttgctcaACCGAGTTTATCCCCTACATAACAATGATCAGATCAGATTGAAAATGTAAAAAGTTGAAATTGGATCGATACTGCAACCTAGTTTATTATTGGGGCATTTCAATTACAAAATGCACTTCACTTAGTTATAACCAAACAAAGTAATATCGTGAAGTACAAGAGTAACATAACCTAAAAACAACTAGCTTAATGTATTGTAACCCCAAGACATTTTACCAGACACCAACCTCCATGAACCCATCCTCAGTGGCACAGCCCCTGAACATCCCGGTGGTGTTAAACCCACAAGCAACCTCACCGTTCTTTGAAACAGCAATCAGCCCAGCTTTGCCTTCATCCAACCTATTCTTGATCACAAAATCCACAGCCTCATGCAGGTTCAATCCTTTGTACTCCATCACTGCGCCTACTTCCCTCGCCAAGGTGCTTCGGATGATTGCTTCTCCTTCCCCAGTGCATGACACCCCACACAAGTCACAAGCGTAGGTTCCGGAGCCAATAAGCGGGGAGTCACCAATCCTTCCGGTCATCTTGTTCATGAGCCCACCTGTGGAAGTGGCGGCAGCGCACCGACCCTCCTTGTCAACCACCACGCAGCCAACCGTCTCTGGGGCGTAGACGCTGATGGGGAGCCCGTTCATCTGCAAAGGACTTTCCATGGCGGCTGCCCCCGCACCACAGGTGCCAATCGTTGGGATACGGTAATCAAACTGGTCATAGAAGTTGGAAAAGGTTAGGCATGGGTTCCACCATGTGATATAGCTTCATCTTCATCAATGTCTTTTAGGAGTAAAGTAGAGTAAAAAGAAACGTACCAGGATCGAGTTTGCCTCTTTTGCCAACTTAAGCATCCCCACGTTATCTTCcgtaataaaatattcattgtCCACCAACTCCACTCCCTACACAAAACACAACCGTTTTAATGAAAGCGTGTGGGGAATCTATTCAACACGTGGATTATAGAATCCAAGATTCCCCAAAAATTAAGTGGGTTTCAACCATTAAAGCTAAACTAGTGAAAAGAAACCTGTTTCTTGGCAAAGTCTTCGGCACCGGAGAAGGCCAGATAAGAATGGGGTGATTTGTCCATGACAAGACGGGCAAGGGAGACAGGGTTCTTAACAGTGCTTAAGCCTGAAACGGCGCCGCATCTCCTCTTTGGGCCATCCATAATGCTGGCTTCCATTTCCACCGTTCCATTATCCGTAAGAGCAGATCCACGCCCGGAGTTGAACAGAGGATCTGTTTCCAGTTCTCTAACCTACCAAAAGAACCCCGACTTCTTTTATCATTCTAGAAGAAAATGAcggaagaaataaagaaatgataACAACATAAACTCTCCCTGTCATCATGTATATTATAGTTATATAATAATTTCCCATTATTATAGTAataatcttttttaaaaaatgatcaaAGCATCGGTTTTTTATCAATTGAATGGGGAGGAAGGAAGGGGACATACAACAAGTTCAACGACGTCAATGGCGGGGAGGTTAGAGCGGAGAGCAGAGATGCCTATATCAAGGCAATGAGTGAGGAGTCTCTTAGCCTCCTCTTGTCTTTCCTTAGGGAGATTTGGGTCTACACCAGCGCCACCATGCACTGCAATAGCCCAGGCTCCCATAATTCTCTCCCTCTCTCTCACTCTGTTTCTCGCTCTGCCTCTCGCCCTTGCTCGCCTTGGCCTCTTTTACTTTGCTACGTGAAAAAAGCTATAGCCTTTGGGCTCTTTATATAGACACTCTCAGACTTGAAATACAACTCAGCTGGATTTTAATCTAACTATTAAATTTTGTGGAATCAAGTAGGAGGAATCTCATTTTCTGGTCTCTCTTCcactttttttctctctccatTTCCCTCGTGTACTACACTTGCCGTCTGGGAATTCACAGTCTTGccgttttgtttttatttgacaaaagttaGATGCTCTGAATTTGTTGTATGTAGTTCAttcttatttttggaattagttagtatttgaatttatatttcaattagtCTTTTGCATTTACACTATTAGTTTGTGCTTCGATGATTCCACGTGACAACCTTTTAAAATGCCACGTGACAAACTAATGGTGGAACTACCAAATTGGTTAGTAATGTCAAATCAACTTAAACTAACGATGTTAGTGTGGATGACCAACCTAGTTGACAGAATATAAATTTGGAAACcaattaagtccaaaaaaaaattaagaaccaTCTACATACAGATGGACAGgtttaaggaccaaattatatattatctcatttaattatcaaatgTCACGGTATTAAATGTGAGTTGTTCCTTTTTATAATTAGCCTCGCCTTTCTATACTTAAATAAGTTGCAATTTGATagagttaaaattaatttaaaaatatttttgttataaataacttaattatcacataattatgaaaaattaagtaaaaatatatttatataaaaattatgaataattatttgatacattagTCAGAGAAAATTTTAACTCTATATCACAAGCGGATTAAGATTTTGTAATACGTTATTAAgttgcatttaaaaaaaaaataataataagacaaaaaaaaattaagacatgTAACAAAATCTCAACActgcttgtggaataaaaacTTTCTATTGCTTGTGTACCAAATAATTCATATGGTAAAGTTGGAGTTTTGGAAACCATGGAGTCATAAGTTCAAGTCTCATCATGTGTGAGTATTTCTCTAGATATATCCTGGGTCTAAAtcgttttttttataaatttatataaaaatataaaagataaaaatatcatcatagCAATATTTGTTACTTCTGTAGAAAGGAtctatttttaatcatttccaTCTAAGTCTTCGGTTGACTCTTAAAACCAACTCAGTCAAAgacttaaatataatataaatatagatagATTAGTTAATATAATAGAGATATCATTTCACGACATTGGAGGTTCGTGGTCGCAACTCCACTCTATTGATTTCACATCACGACGTTGAAGGTTTTTCGCCGCAACATCACCTACTGTTTGTACAATATCCATTAAGCACAATTTCATAATAACTTAACATAATTGTTCAGTTGCATATCAAAGTACATTCAGACATTAAAAACTACAAATATACTGTATGCAATACCATTTACTTGTACTGAATTCAACATTTactatcaaaataatcaaaatgacCATACATGATACAAAACGAAATGAAAACTTAGGTACATGTCATATATCAAAAAACATAAAGGAACTATAAAAACATTGATGAGTCGAGAGTTACAGTTTGGATGCTAAATCAATCATCGAGTCTTCAAAATCTACTAATACCTACGCACGGAATAAACAAACTGTATGTTGAGCGATAAATCTCAGtggtactttcatgattcaagacAATAATAACTTAGGCATATCATAACAACAATTCAATGATAATGTCAATTAGTTTCcaacaaatataaaaacttcAACTCATATATCATGTACCAAATCGTGCCATTGTTCATTTACTAACCATAAATTAACATATCATACATCATtacttttatcaaaataaatatgtgatcaaatttcaatcaattcatttcatcAATCATATCTCATATCAAAATCTCAATTGACAATCTATATGAACATATGATACTAAACTTTCCAATAAcaaatctttttaactttcatataataacataccaaatattaatttcattacaccatttctttcttGAATCTATTGATTCACTTCTTTACTATATTGACCCTCAAGGCTCATTTTAACTGGTTCGCATGATCTTTCACATGTTGTCATttgttatatttcatatatatatatatatatatatatatatatatatacatgcatatggtaccatttcatataatcatttcatttcaaatatcatttatcaagtTCATGTTTTATAATCCTTATTAATTGAACACAGACTCAAGACAGATACATGGATCATTCTACCGTCACACCAATCTGAAACCCAATGCCTCATTGCAACTTCCGAAGTATAATTTGTGCCTAATGCTCATCGGTATATCTGAAGTAAAATATGTGCGCAACACTTATCAGAATGTTCGAAGGAATATACACCTGACACTCATagatatataattgaattataaccCGTACACAttctaatcctatggcatgtcagcTATATCTAAATTTGTACGAGACAGATAATAGGGTAACTAGTGTTCCAATTACACATCATCTACATGTTCatctcaattcaattttcaacataCTATATCATCACATATGAACCAAGTCATGAGACAGTAATACGCTTACCTCTATAGTTAGAGGTAACAATCATATATGCATATGTATTcatattgtaacagcccgtttcaagtgaaatcagaatagtggtttcgggaccacaaatttgaagttaaaatatttattttattattattttatggt of Gossypium raimondii isolate GPD5lz chromosome 3, ASM2569854v1, whole genome shotgun sequence contains these proteins:
- the LOC105797311 gene encoding probable isoaspartyl peptidase/L-asparaginase 2; translated protein: MGAWAIAVHGGAGVDPNLPKERQEEAKRLLTHCLDIGISALRSNLPAIDVVELVVRELETDPLFNSGRGSALTDNGTVEMEASIMDGPKRRCGAVSGLSTVKNPVSLARLVMDKSPHSYLAFSGAEDFAKKQGVELVDNEYFITEDNVGMLKLAKEANSILFDYRIPTIGTCGAGAAAMESPLQMNGLPISVYAPETVGCVVVDKEGRCAAATSTGGLMNKMTGRIGDSPLIGSGTYACDLCGVSCTGEGEAIIRSTLAREVGAVMEYKGLNLHEAVDFVIKNRLDEGKAGLIAVSKNGEVACGFNTTGMFRGCATEDGFMEVGVW